A genomic window from Sanguibacter antarcticus includes:
- a CDS encoding helix-hairpin-helix domain-containing protein gives MTTPSQQHDHGSLPDDSHAAARLRSVSGLVGSVSSAYTAAHGHPMDHEGLVSAETARRRWALSLRVALVAGTCLVLLAGGVVATQIASTPGEVVALDDADPEHDDGGTTGASAESAALPDSTVVEPVEPGVVPGDAAVPAHGLLVHVVGQVASPGVVEVADGSRVIDAIDAAGGLTAGADTAAVNLAREVVDGEQVYVPLPGEVAPAPQGASSGTTSGAGTGGATSPGLVDVNAATLEELDTLPGIGPALAARIVQWREENGEFSSVDQLTDVSGIGPSVLGQIRDLVTV, from the coding sequence GTGACCACACCCTCGCAGCAGCACGACCACGGCAGCCTGCCCGACGACTCGCACGCGGCGGCACGCCTGCGTTCGGTCTCCGGGCTCGTCGGGTCGGTCTCGAGCGCCTACACGGCCGCCCACGGCCATCCCATGGACCACGAGGGGCTCGTCTCGGCGGAGACCGCCCGACGACGGTGGGCACTGAGCCTGCGCGTCGCGCTCGTCGCGGGGACGTGCCTCGTCCTCCTCGCGGGCGGCGTCGTGGCGACCCAGATCGCGTCGACGCCCGGGGAGGTCGTCGCCCTCGACGACGCGGACCCGGAGCACGACGACGGGGGCACCACGGGAGCGTCGGCCGAGAGCGCAGCCCTCCCGGACAGCACCGTCGTCGAACCCGTCGAACCCGGTGTCGTACCCGGCGACGCCGCAGTGCCCGCCCACGGCCTGCTCGTGCACGTGGTGGGCCAGGTCGCGTCGCCCGGTGTCGTCGAGGTGGCCGACGGCTCCCGGGTCATCGACGCGATCGATGCCGCAGGCGGCCTGACCGCGGGCGCCGACACCGCAGCCGTCAACCTCGCTCGCGAGGTGGTCGACGGCGAGCAGGTCTACGTCCCGCTGCCGGGCGAGGTGGCCCCGGCGCCGCAGGGCGCCTCCTCCGGGACCACGTCGGGAGCCGGGACCGGTGGCGCGACGAGCCCCGGACTCGTGGACGTCAACGCCGCGACGCTCGAGGAACTCGACACCCTTCCCGGGATCGGGCCTGCCCTCGCTGCGCGGATCGTCCAGTGGCGTGAAGAGAACGGTGAGTTCTCCTCGGTCGACCAGCTCACGGACGTCTCAGGCATCGGACCGTCTGTCCTCGGCCAGATCCGTGACCTCGTGACCGTCTGA
- a CDS encoding ComEC/Rec2 family competence protein has translation MPVLDLRLAPAAATCWVTALVLLPMSTTHAARTALTGGAVALLVLIAMVREARRTREDPGTSARSDRRPGVHQLLASGSGQVLLVSLVLACTAGAVAGQGAVRERGQMSVLISEGADVQVQGTVVASAVPVAGGVGGRTRLDLAATAVEWSTTPGPRRGRAHVTLLVLGGAELLDAPYGAVVTVQGTLRALEPGDARSAMLIVSSTSTGGDEEVIQVDEPPGAVTRAVNAVRTDFMQVARDLPGQARGLVPGVGIGDTSMLDPALDDALVVTSLTHITAVSGSHFAIIAAAVSGLCSILRAPRWARVVVAGTVMTGFVLLVHPEPSVLRAALMGAVALSAVLLGRPSQAVAALSVTVMGLLLVDPWLARSYGFALSVLATAGLVLGTAPIARGLARALPSWLALAIAVPVAAQLACAPVIVLLDPSVSVYSVPANLLAAPALVPATLLSVVSALVSPWWPVGALAVARAAGWSTWWIAEVAEGFAAAPHARVPWPAGIGGASLLAALTLALVVLLRSWRAVVWSIGAGLAVVRQVVAPRRPARAGAGPRRASRTLDALVGPAVTALGPARRAARPLVPLLVALGTGVVLVVVVTLVRPLWVGMLAGGPGPGPAGWPPDWEVAQCDVGQGDAMVVRTAPGHGLMIDVGPSGGGAGRCLTELGIEHVDLLVLSHFHADHVGGIEDVLAAASVGEVLVSPVLDPASQAAEVLDLLAEHGILVTTATAAASGVVAGDATVSWRVLAPVLDAQTSTGAASDVEGGANDGSVALEVRTQHLSVVALGDLEREGQAGLLRRLRTEGTEEVDVVKMAHHGSAVQDVALAQLLSPRVTLVSSGAGNTYGHPAPDAVSLYRSVGSAILRTDVCGTVGVLERDGELLVVGECP, from the coding sequence ATGCCGGTCCTCGATCTGCGGCTCGCCCCTGCTGCGGCCACCTGCTGGGTCACGGCGCTCGTGCTCCTGCCGATGTCGACCACGCACGCAGCCCGGACCGCGCTCACCGGTGGTGCTGTCGCGCTCCTCGTCCTGATCGCCATGGTGCGGGAAGCCCGCCGCACGCGAGAGGACCCGGGCACGAGCGCGCGCTCCGACCGCCGCCCCGGCGTGCACCAGCTCCTCGCCTCGGGCTCCGGTCAGGTCCTCCTCGTCAGCCTGGTCCTCGCCTGCACAGCCGGGGCGGTCGCCGGGCAGGGCGCGGTCCGCGAGCGGGGCCAGATGTCGGTCCTCATCAGCGAGGGGGCAGACGTCCAGGTCCAGGGGACCGTGGTGGCATCGGCGGTGCCGGTGGCCGGAGGCGTCGGTGGGCGCACCCGGCTCGATCTCGCGGCGACAGCCGTCGAGTGGTCGACCACGCCGGGTCCCCGCCGGGGACGAGCGCACGTCACCCTTCTCGTCCTCGGCGGCGCGGAGCTTCTCGACGCGCCGTACGGGGCGGTCGTCACGGTGCAGGGCACCCTGCGGGCGCTCGAGCCGGGTGACGCCCGATCGGCGATGCTCATCGTCTCGAGCACCAGCACCGGGGGCGACGAGGAGGTGATCCAGGTCGACGAGCCCCCAGGGGCCGTGACCCGCGCGGTCAACGCCGTGCGCACGGACTTCATGCAGGTCGCTCGCGATCTGCCGGGCCAGGCTCGCGGGCTCGTCCCTGGTGTGGGCATCGGGGACACCTCGATGCTCGATCCTGCTCTCGACGATGCCCTCGTCGTCACGAGCCTCACCCACATCACAGCCGTGTCCGGCTCCCACTTCGCGATCATCGCGGCGGCGGTCTCGGGTCTCTGCTCGATCCTGCGCGCACCGCGCTGGGCACGGGTCGTCGTCGCAGGAACCGTGATGACCGGGTTCGTCCTGCTCGTCCATCCAGAACCGAGCGTCCTGCGGGCTGCGCTCATGGGCGCGGTCGCGCTCAGCGCGGTGCTCCTCGGACGCCCGTCCCAGGCCGTGGCCGCCCTGAGCGTCACCGTCATGGGCCTGCTCCTCGTGGACCCGTGGCTCGCACGCTCCTACGGCTTTGCCCTTTCCGTCCTCGCGACGGCCGGCCTCGTCCTCGGAACGGCCCCCATCGCGAGGGGTCTCGCGCGAGCGCTGCCGTCGTGGCTCGCGCTCGCGATCGCCGTTCCGGTCGCGGCCCAGCTCGCGTGCGCACCGGTCATCGTGCTGCTCGACCCGTCGGTGTCCGTGTACTCCGTCCCCGCCAACCTGCTCGCAGCACCCGCGCTCGTCCCGGCGACCCTGCTCAGCGTCGTCAGCGCGCTCGTGTCTCCGTGGTGGCCTGTCGGGGCGCTCGCTGTCGCGCGGGCTGCGGGGTGGTCGACCTGGTGGATCGCGGAGGTCGCCGAGGGCTTCGCGGCTGCGCCGCACGCGCGGGTCCCCTGGCCTGCGGGCATCGGTGGGGCAAGTCTCCTGGCGGCTCTCACGCTCGCCCTCGTCGTGCTGCTCAGATCCTGGCGCGCTGTCGTGTGGTCGATCGGGGCCGGGCTCGCGGTCGTGCGGCAGGTCGTCGCGCCGAGGCGTCCCGCACGGGCAGGCGCCGGGCCGCGCAGGGCCTCGCGCACGCTCGATGCCCTCGTGGGTCCAGCGGTCACGGCGCTCGGTCCGGCACGCAGGGCAGCCCGGCCGCTCGTGCCGCTGCTCGTCGCGCTGGGCACCGGCGTGGTGCTCGTCGTCGTCGTGACGCTCGTGCGTCCGCTGTGGGTGGGGATGCTCGCCGGAGGACCGGGGCCGGGTCCTGCCGGCTGGCCGCCGGACTGGGAGGTCGCCCAGTGCGACGTCGGCCAGGGCGACGCGATGGTGGTGCGCACCGCGCCCGGTCATGGCCTCATGATCGACGTCGGCCCGTCGGGCGGAGGTGCAGGACGCTGCCTCACGGAGCTCGGGATCGAGCACGTCGACCTCCTGGTCCTCTCGCACTTCCACGCGGACCACGTCGGAGGGATCGAGGACGTGCTGGCGGCCGCGTCCGTCGGCGAGGTGCTCGTGAGCCCGGTGCTCGATCCTGCGTCCCAGGCTGCCGAGGTCCTCGACCTGCTCGCTGAGCACGGCATCCTCGTCACGACGGCCACCGCGGCAGCGTCTGGGGTGGTGGCGGGCGACGCCACGGTCTCGTGGCGCGTGCTGGCCCCCGTCCTCGACGCGCAGACGAGCACGGGTGCGGCGTCCGACGTCGAGGGCGGAGCGAACGACGGCAGCGTCGCCCTCGAGGTCCGGACACAGCACCTCAGCGTCGTCGCTCTGGGGGACCTCGAGCGCGAGGGCCAGGCGGGCCTGCTCCGTCGGCTCCGGACGGAGGGCACGGAGGAGGTCGACGTCGTCAAGATGGCGCACCACGGCTCAGCTGTGCAGGACGTGGCGCTGGCGCAGCTGTTGTCACCTCGGGTGACGCTGGTGAGCTCTGGAGCAGGGAACACGTACGGCCACCCGGCCCCTGATGCCGTGAGCCTCTACCGGTCGGTGGGCAGCGCGATCCTGCGCACGGACGTGTGCGGCACGGTCGGTGTGCTCGAGCGCGACGGTGAGCTCCTCGTCGTGGGGGAGTGCCCCTGA
- the holA gene encoding DNA polymerase III subunit delta: MAAPTRSARATASGTAWDKAQLAPVVLVHGAEGLLVDRAVERLTMLAREADPETERTVVDASAYQSGMLSVLTSPSLFGEPRIVVLAGAQAASDALLTDVISYVEAPAPDVWLVVEHRGGVRGKKMLDAVRSSGAPVVACEPIKKDTDKVAFASAEFKRASRRASPGAVRALVEAVGSDLRELASACAQLVADSERAIDEPAVEKYYGGRVEASGFRVADAAIAGDAGQAVSLLRHALATGADPVPVVAALAMKLRTLAKVAGLRGHGRSAADLGLAPWQVDRARRDLAGWTPEGLAAAISATAQADAEVKGAGRDPVFAVERAVLVVARSAGR; the protein is encoded by the coding sequence ATGGCAGCCCCCACACGCAGCGCTCGCGCGACAGCCTCCGGCACCGCATGGGACAAGGCGCAGCTCGCGCCCGTCGTGCTCGTCCACGGTGCCGAGGGCCTGCTCGTGGACCGGGCGGTCGAGAGGCTGACCATGCTCGCGCGCGAAGCCGACCCCGAGACCGAGCGGACCGTCGTCGACGCCTCCGCATACCAGTCGGGGATGCTCTCGGTCCTCACCAGCCCGTCGCTCTTCGGCGAGCCGCGGATCGTGGTCCTCGCAGGAGCCCAGGCTGCGTCCGACGCACTGCTCACCGACGTCATCTCCTACGTCGAGGCGCCGGCGCCAGACGTGTGGCTCGTCGTCGAGCACCGCGGGGGCGTCCGAGGAAAGAAGATGCTCGACGCGGTGAGGTCCTCGGGCGCGCCGGTCGTCGCCTGCGAGCCGATCAAGAAGGACACCGACAAGGTCGCGTTCGCCAGCGCCGAGTTCAAGCGCGCGTCTCGACGAGCCTCGCCCGGTGCGGTCCGGGCGCTCGTGGAAGCGGTCGGCAGCGACCTCCGCGAGCTCGCGTCGGCGTGCGCGCAGCTCGTGGCCGACTCGGAGCGTGCGATCGACGAGCCTGCGGTCGAGAAGTACTACGGCGGACGGGTCGAGGCGAGCGGGTTCCGCGTCGCTGACGCCGCGATCGCTGGAGACGCGGGCCAGGCGGTCTCTCTCCTGCGTCACGCACTGGCGACCGGAGCGGACCCGGTGCCGGTCGTCGCGGCGCTGGCGATGAAGCTGCGCACCCTCGCGAAGGTTGCCGGGCTCCGTGGCCACGGCCGCTCGGCGGCGGATCTCGGGCTCGCTCCGTGGCAGGTCGACCGGGCGCGCCGCGACCTTGCCGGATGGACCCCAGAGGGGCTGGCTGCCGCGATCTCGGCCACAGCCCAAGCCGATGCGGAGGTCAAGGGCGCAGGGCGCGACCCGGTCTTCGCGGTCGAGCGTGCGGTGCTGGTGGTCGCCCGCAGCGCAGGCCGCTGA
- the rpsT gene encoding 30S ribosomal protein S20: MANIKSQIKRIGTNEKARLRNKAVKSELKTHVRRVRQAVAGGDKEAASAALVLASKKLDKAVSKGVIHSNQAANRKSALAKAVSGL; this comes from the coding sequence GTGGCTAACATCAAGTCCCAGATCAAGCGCATCGGCACCAACGAGAAGGCGCGCCTGCGTAACAAGGCCGTCAAGTCTGAGCTCAAGACGCACGTTCGTCGCGTCCGTCAGGCAGTCGCTGGTGGCGACAAGGAAGCTGCTTCCGCTGCTCTGGTCCTCGCATCCAAGAAGCTCGACAAGGCCGTGTCCAAGGGAGTCATCCACTCCAACCAGGCCGCGAACCGCAAGTCAGCTCTCGCGAAGGCCGTCAGCGGTCTGTGA
- a CDS encoding type II toxin-antitoxin system PemK/MazF family toxin, with amino-acid sequence MATTHWKSLLLSAARHALAAALPRERSASTPSPSPRRSRSTGRSNPSPKPRVPSTTTKPQKAASSTGAPPVGADYPGDFDGTLHPQYSPELDGEPDPGEIVWTWVPYEEDHTQGKDRPVLVVGRDGGWLLALMLTSKDHSKDAADEARWGRRWLDIGTGPWDREGRESEIRLDRIIRVDPEKVRREGAIMDRDVFDKVAAEAS; translated from the coding sequence GTGGCGACAACACACTGGAAGTCCCTTCTCCTGAGCGCGGCACGGCACGCACTCGCGGCGGCCCTCCCGCGGGAGCGGTCCGCGAGCACGCCGTCCCCCTCCCCCAGGCGCAGCCGGTCGACGGGCCGCTCGAACCCGTCCCCGAAGCCGAGGGTTCCCAGCACCACGACGAAGCCCCAGAAGGCAGCGTCGAGCACCGGTGCTCCCCCTGTCGGGGCCGACTATCCGGGCGACTTCGACGGGACGCTGCACCCCCAGTACTCCCCCGAGCTCGACGGGGAGCCAGACCCCGGAGAGATCGTCTGGACGTGGGTTCCCTACGAGGAGGACCACACGCAGGGCAAAGACCGTCCCGTCCTCGTGGTCGGGCGCGACGGCGGATGGCTCCTCGCCCTCATGCTCACGAGCAAGGACCACTCGAAGGACGCGGCCGACGAAGCCCGATGGGGTCGGCGGTGGCTCGACATCGGTACGGGGCCGTGGGACCGCGAAGGCAGGGAGAGCGAGATCCGCCTGGACCGCATCATCCGCGTCGACCCCGAGAAGGTCCGTCGCGAAGGCGCGATCATGGACCGCGACGTGTTCGACAAGGTCGCAGCCGAGGCCAGCTGA
- a CDS encoding DUF485 domain-containing protein yields the protein MTQTDYQRVQDSPEFQDLRRRFRRFVFPMTAFFLLWYVVYVLLADYAQDFMSTPVWGTINVGLVLGLSQFVTTFAITMTYASWANKRQDPIANELRQRIEGQDLV from the coding sequence ATGACGCAGACCGACTATCAGCGTGTGCAGGACAGCCCGGAGTTCCAAGACCTCAGACGACGTTTCCGTCGCTTCGTCTTCCCGATGACCGCGTTCTTCCTCCTCTGGTACGTCGTGTACGTGCTGCTCGCCGACTATGCGCAGGACTTCATGAGCACGCCTGTGTGGGGCACGATCAACGTCGGCCTCGTCCTGGGGCTCAGCCAGTTCGTCACGACGTTCGCCATCACGATGACCTACGCCAGCTGGGCGAACAAGCGCCAAGACCCCATCGCCAACGAGCTCCGCCAGCGCATCGAAGGGCAGGACCTCGTATGA
- a CDS encoding solute symporter family protein, with protein sequence MSIPAASSQTVLAEASEIGNPVVNIGIFLTFVAVTLVIVLRASRSNKTAADYYAGGRSFTGPQNGTAIAGDYLSAASFLGICGAIAVNGYDGFLYSVGFLVAWLVALLLVAELLRNTGKFTMADVLSFRLRQRPVRMAAALTTLAVVFFYLLAQMAGAGGLVALLLGIDGTVGQGIVIAVVGALMILYVLVGGMKGTTWVQIIKAILLIVGAGVMCVWVLATFGFNLSDLIQGAIDTSGNPALAEPGARYGASETTKLDFLSLALALVLGTAGLPHVLMRFYTVPTAKEARRSVVWAIWLIGVFYLFTLVLGFGAGALVGADTITAAPGGVNSAAPLLAFELGGEILLGIISAVAFATILAVVAGLTITAAASFAHDIYASVIKHGEVSPDGEVRVARITVVAIGVLAILGGIFANGQNVAFLVALAFAVAASANLPTIIYSLFWKRFNTRGALWSMYGGLGSCLVLIAFSPVVSGKVNADGTSASMIRDVGIDFSWFPLENPGIVTIPLAFLLGIVGTLTSSERPDLEKYAEMEVRSLTGAGSEKAVLPH encoded by the coding sequence ATGAGCATCCCGGCTGCGTCCTCACAGACAGTGCTCGCGGAGGCGAGCGAGATCGGCAACCCCGTCGTCAACATCGGGATCTTCCTCACCTTCGTGGCGGTGACGCTCGTCATCGTCCTGCGCGCGTCACGGTCGAACAAGACGGCCGCGGACTACTACGCGGGCGGCCGCAGCTTCACCGGCCCGCAGAACGGGACCGCCATCGCGGGGGACTACCTCTCCGCAGCGAGCTTCCTCGGGATCTGCGGCGCCATCGCCGTCAACGGCTACGACGGGTTCCTCTACTCGGTCGGGTTCCTCGTCGCGTGGCTGGTCGCGCTCCTGCTCGTCGCCGAGCTCCTGCGCAACACGGGCAAGTTCACGATGGCCGACGTCCTCTCGTTCCGGCTCCGGCAGCGGCCGGTCCGGATGGCGGCGGCGCTCACGACCCTCGCCGTCGTGTTCTTCTACCTCCTCGCGCAGATGGCAGGCGCCGGAGGTCTCGTCGCGCTCCTCCTCGGGATCGACGGGACCGTCGGGCAGGGGATCGTCATCGCGGTCGTCGGCGCGCTCATGATCCTCTACGTCCTGGTCGGTGGGATGAAGGGCACCACGTGGGTGCAGATCATCAAGGCGATCCTCCTCATCGTCGGCGCCGGGGTCATGTGCGTGTGGGTGCTCGCCACCTTCGGGTTCAACCTCTCGGACCTCATCCAGGGGGCGATCGACACGTCGGGCAACCCGGCGCTCGCAGAACCGGGCGCGCGCTACGGCGCGAGCGAGACGACGAAGCTCGACTTCCTCTCCCTCGCCCTCGCCCTGGTCCTGGGGACCGCGGGCCTCCCGCACGTCCTCATGCGCTTCTACACCGTGCCGACGGCCAAAGAGGCACGACGGTCGGTCGTGTGGGCCATCTGGCTCATCGGCGTCTTCTACCTCTTCACCCTCGTCCTGGGTTTCGGTGCGGGTGCGCTGGTCGGTGCCGACACGATCACGGCGGCACCGGGAGGCGTGAACTCCGCGGCGCCGCTGCTCGCGTTCGAGCTCGGTGGGGAGATCCTCCTGGGCATCATCTCGGCGGTCGCGTTCGCCACGATCTTGGCTGTGGTCGCAGGGCTGACGATCACCGCTGCGGCGAGCTTCGCCCACGACATCTACGCGTCGGTCATCAAGCACGGCGAGGTCTCCCCGGACGGTGAGGTGCGGGTCGCGCGGATCACCGTCGTGGCGATCGGCGTCCTCGCGATCCTCGGCGGGATCTTCGCCAACGGGCAGAACGTGGCCTTCCTCGTCGCGCTCGCGTTCGCTGTCGCAGCCAGCGCCAACCTGCCGACGATCATCTACTCGTTGTTCTGGAAGCGGTTCAACACGCGAGGGGCGCTGTGGAGCATGTATGGCGGTCTCGGCTCGTGCCTCGTCCTCATCGCGTTCTCGCCGGTCGTCTCGGGCAAGGTCAACGCGGACGGCACGAGCGCGTCGATGATCCGTGACGTGGGGATCGACTTCTCGTGGTTCCCGCTCGAGAACCCGGGCATCGTGACGATCCCTCTCGCGTTCCTCCTCGGGATCGTCGGGACGCTCACGAGCTCCGAGCGCCCGGACCTGGAGAAGTACGCCGAGATGGAGGTCCGCTCGTTGACCGGCGCAGGCTCGGAGAAGGCGGTCCTGCCGCACTGA
- the lepA gene encoding translation elongation factor 4: MNRVTPIPSAANLARIQPAATAPELLRNFSIIAHIDHGKSTLADRMLQMTGVVDPRAMRAQYLDRMDIERERGITIKSQAVRMPWEVDDENGVPTGYALNMIDTPGHVDFTYEVSRSLAACESAVLLVDAAQGIEAQTLANLYLAMENDMAIIPALNKIDLPAAQPEKYAEELANLVGCEPEEILLISGKTGMGVPELLDRIVLKTPPPTGDPNAPARAMIFDSVYDTYRGVVTYVRVVDGQLSPRERIIMMSTRAVHELLEIGVSSPEPVPTKGLGVGEVGYLITGVKDVRQSKVGDTVTNAAKPAAEALGGYSDPKPMVFSGLYPVDGSDYPILRDALDRLKLNDAALIYEPETSVALGFGFRVGYLGLLHLEIVRERLEREFNLDLISTAPNVIYEVTMEDKSIITVTNPSEFPGGKIGEVREPIVKATVIAPSEFIGAVMELCQGRRGELQGMDYLSADRVEMRYILPLAEIVFDFFDQLKSKTRGYASLDYDVIGDQAAALVKVDILLQGEQVDAFSAIVHKDNAYSYGVMMVGKLKNLINRQQFEVPIQAAIGARVIARETIRAMRKDVLAKCYGGDISRKRKLLEKQKEGKKRMKTIGTVEVPKEAFISALTSDQTETKDKKK; the protein is encoded by the coding sequence ATGAACCGTGTGACTCCCATCCCTTCAGCGGCCAACCTCGCCCGCATTCAGCCCGCGGCCACTGCACCGGAGCTGCTCCGCAACTTCTCGATCATCGCGCACATCGACCACGGCAAGTCGACGCTGGCCGACCGCATGCTCCAGATGACCGGCGTCGTCGACCCGCGTGCCATGCGCGCCCAGTACCTCGACCGCATGGACATCGAGCGTGAGCGCGGGATCACGATCAAGTCCCAGGCCGTCCGCATGCCCTGGGAGGTCGACGACGAGAACGGCGTGCCCACCGGGTACGCGCTGAACATGATCGACACCCCCGGGCACGTCGACTTCACGTACGAGGTCTCCCGCTCGCTCGCGGCGTGCGAGTCGGCTGTGCTCCTCGTCGACGCGGCGCAGGGCATCGAGGCCCAGACGCTCGCGAACCTGTACCTCGCCATGGAGAACGACATGGCGATCATCCCGGCGCTCAACAAGATCGACCTGCCGGCGGCACAGCCCGAGAAGTACGCCGAGGAGCTCGCGAACCTCGTCGGCTGCGAGCCGGAGGAGATCCTCCTCATCTCCGGCAAGACCGGCATGGGCGTCCCCGAGCTGCTCGACCGCATCGTCCTCAAGACGCCCCCGCCCACCGGAGACCCGAACGCCCCCGCGCGAGCGATGATCTTCGACTCCGTCTACGACACCTACCGCGGCGTCGTGACCTACGTGCGCGTCGTCGACGGACAGCTCAGCCCGCGCGAGCGGATCATCATGATGTCGACGAGAGCCGTCCACGAGCTCCTCGAGATCGGGGTCTCCTCACCCGAGCCGGTCCCGACGAAGGGCCTGGGCGTCGGCGAGGTCGGCTATCTCATCACCGGCGTCAAGGACGTGCGTCAGTCCAAGGTCGGTGACACCGTCACCAACGCAGCGAAGCCAGCCGCCGAAGCCCTCGGCGGCTACTCCGACCCCAAGCCCATGGTCTTCTCCGGTCTCTACCCGGTCGACGGCTCGGACTACCCGATCCTGCGCGACGCGCTCGACCGGCTCAAGCTCAATGACGCCGCCCTCATCTACGAGCCCGAGACCTCGGTCGCACTCGGGTTCGGCTTCCGCGTCGGCTACCTCGGCCTCCTGCACCTGGAGATCGTCCGAGAACGCCTCGAGCGCGAGTTCAACCTCGACCTCATCTCGACCGCACCCAACGTCATCTACGAGGTGACGATGGAAGACAAGTCGATCATCACGGTGACGAACCCGAGCGAGTTCCCCGGCGGCAAGATCGGCGAGGTCCGCGAGCCCATCGTCAAGGCCACGGTCATCGCACCGTCCGAGTTCATCGGTGCCGTCATGGAGCTGTGCCAAGGGCGTCGCGGTGAGCTCCAGGGCATGGACTACCTCTCTGCGGACCGCGTGGAGATGCGCTACATCCTGCCGCTGGCAGAGATCGTCTTCGACTTCTTCGACCAGCTGAAGTCCAAGACGCGTGGCTATGCCTCGCTCGACTACGACGTCATCGGCGACCAGGCCGCAGCGCTCGTCAAGGTCGACATCCTCCTCCAGGGGGAGCAGGTCGACGCGTTCAGCGCGATCGTGCACAAGGACAACGCCTACTCCTACGGCGTGATGATGGTCGGCAAGCTGAAGAACCTCATCAACCGCCAGCAGTTCGAGGTGCCCATCCAGGCAGCGATCGGCGCTCGGGTCATCGCACGCGAGACCATCCGCGCGATGCGCAAGGACGTCCTCGCCAAGTGCTACGGCGGTGACATCTCCCGCAAGCGCAAGCTGCTCGAGAAGCAGAAGGAGGGCAAGAAGCGCATGAAGACCATCGGGACCGTCGAGGTGCCCAAGGAAGCCTTCATCTCCGCGCTGACGTCTGACCAGACGGAGACCAAGGACAAGAAGAAGTGA
- the hemW gene encoding radical SAM family heme chaperone HemW, with translation MSPALPDGEPVPDDGSLPSWVTAGAADRAFGVYLHVPFCTVRCGYCDFNTYTASELGGGASQNAYATTALAEIALARQVMERAGLPPRTVSTVFVGGGTPTLLPAGDLARMLDGVRDAWGLAPDAEVTTEANPDSVTPESLALLADAGFTRVSFGMQSAVSRVLATLERTHDPRRIPDVVRWARDAGLEVSLDLIYGTPGESLDDWRTSVESALATGVDHVSAYALVVEPGTKMAAQVRRGQIDLPSEDDQAEKYELADDLLTEAGLDWYEVSNWARTVDGAQRACRHNLAYWRGEDWWGVGPGAHSYMGSNEPGSRGVRWWNVKHPLRYAARLGEGLSPAAGREILDDVSAQLETVMLGARLREGLDLGVLSTRARRAVAGHIASGLVDGRAVLRGRVVLTRTGRLLADTVVRDLTD, from the coding sequence GTGAGCCCCGCACTGCCTGACGGGGAACCGGTTCCCGACGACGGGTCGCTGCCCTCCTGGGTGACGGCCGGCGCAGCCGACCGTGCATTCGGCGTCTACCTGCACGTGCCCTTCTGCACGGTGCGCTGCGGGTACTGCGACTTCAACACGTACACCGCGAGCGAGCTCGGCGGCGGAGCGAGCCAGAACGCGTACGCGACGACCGCGCTCGCGGAGATCGCTCTTGCACGGCAGGTCATGGAGCGTGCGGGGCTCCCGCCGCGCACGGTCTCGACCGTGTTCGTCGGCGGGGGCACCCCGACCCTCTTGCCCGCGGGCGATCTCGCCCGGATGCTCGACGGTGTCCGAGACGCCTGGGGTCTGGCACCCGACGCCGAGGTGACGACCGAGGCGAACCCTGACTCGGTGACGCCGGAGTCTCTCGCGCTCCTCGCGGACGCGGGCTTCACCCGGGTGTCGTTCGGCATGCAGTCGGCCGTGTCGCGGGTGCTGGCGACCTTGGAACGGACCCACGACCCACGGCGGATCCCTGACGTGGTGCGCTGGGCCCGTGACGCTGGTCTCGAGGTGTCCCTCGACCTCATCTACGGCACGCCCGGCGAGTCGCTCGACGACTGGCGCACGAGCGTCGAGTCGGCGTTGGCGACGGGGGTCGACCACGTGTCTGCGTACGCGCTCGTCGTGGAGCCCGGGACCAAGATGGCCGCCCAGGTGCGTCGAGGCCAGATCGACCTGCCGAGCGAGGACGACCAGGCGGAGAAGTACGAGCTGGCCGACGACCTCCTCACGGAGGCAGGGCTCGACTGGTACGAGGTGTCGAACTGGGCGAGGACCGTCGACGGAGCGCAGCGTGCGTGTCGTCACAATCTCGCGTACTGGCGTGGCGAGGACTGGTGGGGCGTCGGACCGGGCGCACACTCGTACATGGGCTCGAACGAGCCGGGAAGTCGCGGTGTCCGCTGGTGGAACGTCAAGCACCCGCTGCGGTATGCGGCTCGTCTCGGTGAGGGGCTGAGCCCTGCGGCCGGTCGCGAGATCCTCGACGACGTCTCCGCCCAGCTCGAGACCGTCATGCTCGGAGCGCGGCTGCGCGAGGGGCTCGATCTCGGCGTTCTCTCGACGCGGGCCCGACGTGCTGTGGCCGGGCACATCGCCTCCGGGCTCGTCGACGGCAGGGCGGTGCTGCGCGGGCGGGTCGTGCTCACGCGCACGGGCCGGCTGCTCGCCGACACGGTCGTGCGCGACCTGACGGACTGA